CGAAGCAAGAGAGGGCGTTAATTATTCAGCCATGATTGCAACAAAAGTGATATGTAATGATAAGCGATGGAATGAAGTGACTCCATCGCTTTTTTGTTTTCAATAATAATAATATTGGGGGTTAGCTGGAATTTGATGGTTATATGCAGCAGGATAGACCTGGTTATCATATTGATTGATATATTGCGGATATTGCTGCTGCGGAAATTGCGATTGTTGTTGCTGGTGATGTTGTGGCTGTTGCTGTTGATGCTGCTGTGTTTCTTCTTCAGTACTTCTTTGGCAGTTGGCTGGTGGTCCGATGAATGTTGCCGGCTGTACGGGGGCAACTGCTTTTTTCCATTGGTTTTCATCCATGCAATAAGTGTGCGCCATAATATTTGCTGGTGTCAATTTCAAAATATCGGAACCAAGCACGACTTCAGGAGTTGGCGCATCAAAAATGGCCAGCAGATGTGTATTATCGGAATTAGCTACTTCATAATGCCACCAGCCTTGTGGAACGTTTGCGACTTGACCTTGCTTAAGCGGATAGTTTTGAATTTGTTTCGTGAAAGGATTTAGTAGCGAAACCGTTG
This genomic stretch from Peribacillus muralis harbors:
- a CDS encoding cupin domain-containing protein, with the translated sequence MVSYMDYTSPSTQFFFDANNSNLFKKDDQNYINVVGIKQLNTLENVSLLDIYLSRNNVVEPHYHQNAAELVYCISGAATVSLLNPFTKQIQNYPLKQGQVANVPQGWWHYEVANSDNTHLLAIFDAPTPEVVLGSDILKLTPANIMAHTYCMDENQWKKAVAPVQPATFIGPPANCQRSTEEETQQHQQQQPQHHQQQQSQFPQQQYPQYINQYDNQVYPAAYNHQIPANPQYYYY